The sequence below is a genomic window from Synechococcus sp. PCC 7335.
GCTTCCAAAAATGCTTTTTCATCATCTGAGAGATCGTTAACATGAAAGTTGACTATTTCCCCTCGCCTCAGCGCCTGATGAAATCTTAGGAAATCACCTTTTATCAAAAAGGTATCTTTTTCTGGGAAAGCATCGGGCGCAACCTTAACTGCGGGGATAACGCCCTCGCGACACCACTCTTCTAACAGTCTTGTTCCTAATTCATCCGAAGATTCTAGGAGAATATCTTGAGTAATGCCACAGCGATCACTTCCTACCGCCTCACCCAACAGCCGCGTCACCTCCGGCAATACCTCTGTAAAGTCCGCGCTACGCAGCAGCAAATTCGCCGCTTCTGCTACGCTGCCTAGTAAGCGCGATCGCTCCTGCGCGGCCTTATCTCGCCGCACCTGTGCCTGATAAATCGCACTGCCCACGCAAGAAGCTGCCGTCTTAAACACCGAAATCTCTGCTGCACTCAGTTGCTTTTCTTCATGGCAGTAGTCCATCGCAACGGTGCCCCAAAGCTGCCCTTCAATAAAGATAGGAACTGCGTAGGTAGAGAGTACGCCCAACGCGACTTGACCACTTCGAGCAGGTTCGGACAGCTCAGAGACGCTACTGCCAACCCACTCACCCTTCAATAATTGCTCAAACCAATCTTCAAAACCTTCAGCAGAGATTGTACTTAGATTGAGATCTTTAATTTGCGGTCTGATGCCTACTGCGTCCCACTCGTAAATGCCCTGCAATGCGCCAAGCGGATGTTCGTTGGGGTCGGGGATGTAGCGTAGTACGGAAAGGCGATCGCACTCTAAATTTTCTCCGATCGTTTGCAACGCGGCCTGCACGCTAGCCTCAATATCGCTGCTAGAAAGCAGTTCGTTGGCAGCGGCAGCAGTGGTTTCTAACCAGCGATCACGCGTTGTTAGCACCGCATTAGCAGCCTCTAGCTCTGCCGCCCGCGCCGCCCGCTCTCGCTCAATCAGCGCCATGCGTTCGGCTGCTTCCCGCGCCTTTCTATTGATATCTTGTTCTATTGCGCTGCCAATGCAGTTTGCCAGCGTCATCAGCGCTCCTAGCTCTGCCTCACTCCGGTGCGTCTCTTTGTGGCAATCATCTAAGGCCAAAGAGCCCCAATAGCAGCCCTTTATCATGACGGGAATACAATAGGTAGACTGTACGTGTAACTCCTTCTGACCGCTACGGAAGGGTTCTGCTAATTCATCAACAATGCCGCCAAAAATCTCTCCCTTCTTTAGATTTTCAACAACAAACTCTATCCCCTTATCGCTAATTTTTTCTAATTCAGGGTGTTTTATCTGCGCAGGTAAACCAAGCGTAACCTGCTCATACATTTCATGATGATAGCCATATGTTTGTTCTTCCGTTGGCCAAAAGTACTTCATTAAGCCAACTCGATCAACGTCTAGCCCTTCCCCTACAATCTTCAGCGCTCGGTTCACCGCCAGGTCGAAATCGCTCTCCGTGAGCATCACATTCGCCGCCGCTGCTGTTGCTTCTAGAATGCGATCTCTTTCTGCAAGCGCTTTGTTATGCGCTTCTACCACCGCTGCCCGATCTTGCCGCAGCCGGTCTTGAGCGATCGCACTCCCCACACAGTTGGCAGCCGTTTTGAGCGCATCGAGGGCATTCTGACTAAGCAGCTTCTTCTTACGGCAATGATCAATGCCAAAAACACCCCAGAACTGACCTTCGACAAAAATAGGAATGTTGTGGGTAGATTTGACATCTACTGGTGCCATCAGACTTCGAAAAGGTTCTGGTAGGTTGTCGATTAGCTCTCCAAAAGCTTCTCCTCTTAAGTTTGCTTCATACCAATGGTGTATGCCTATTTCATCCCACCAAAAGTCAGTCATATCTTCATGGTCACTGAGCTGAGCGCTAATGCCCTGCCTATTCCACTCATATAGAAAGCGTACAAATCCTGAAGTCTTCCCAGTTGGGTCATCGATCTGCTGGCCAACGGCAATGCGATCAAATCCTATGCTTTCCCCTAAAATTTGGAACGCGGCTATGACTGCAGTGTTGAAATCTTCTCCATTAAGCAAAACTGCAGAGGCTGCTGCCGTTGCCTCTAGGATGTGATCGCGTTCCGCCAGTGCGCGCTCATTCTCTTGCCGCTGCAAAGCTCCCGCAAAGCTCGCTGCCGCTGTCTCTAGCACCGCAATCTCTGTCTCGCCCCACACCCGCTCCGTGGTGCAATCGTCAAAGCCAATTACGCCCCAGAGTTGATTCTCTACTTCGATAGGGACGGTCAGTAGCGATAAGGCCTCATCTTTTTCCTGTAATGCCTGCGCGATGTTGGATAGTTCGCGAGCCAATGCCTGTATAGATTCTCCTTGCTGCCAGCGATCTAGCCAATCGCCAAAGACAGTGTAGGTCATTGGAAATCGTCCTGGACTATCGCTGCCTCTGACAACCCCCTCAGCCGTCCACTCATAAGGACACTCTGCAACGACCTCTTGACTTGCACTATCGACTTTGTTTTCGAGGATGTATATGCGATCTATATTTGCTGAAGTCGCGATCGCCTCTAAGGCCCCATTCACCGCCGCATCAAAATCCGCTACAGCCAGCAACTTGCGTGTTGCTTCCGCTACCCCGCTTAGTAGCTGACGTTGCCGCGATGCAAAAGTCTGTCTTGTTCCCTGGTGCGAGTTATGCTGCTGGTTCTGCTGAACTGTCGAAACCATAGGGAATTAGACCATCATCTCAATCGCATACCAAAATGCTAACGCAAAGCATAACAGCGCAGACCTGGCTATTTGGTAAGGATAGCTACTCGTCGCAAGTAGAAGGTTTCCAAACCTGGAAACAAAGCTGCCGATATTAGAGGGTTCAAAAAGCGTGATCAGATGAACCTCTCAACCGTTTGACTGCTGACGCAAGCGTTTCTTACTTTCGACGCTATTCGTGCCTAGCTGATTGTTGGGGTTTATCGTCCCGCTTAGGTAGTGAATAGCTGGATAGTGAGCAATCAGAACCGTGCGAGTGCCTTGCTCTAGCGGGTCAACTACCTGAGCTGGTTCCACGCTATGAAATACCTTATTGTCATGCCACAGCATTGCCTGCCCCGCCTCTAAGACAAACGGATCGATCAGCGATCGCGCTCCGTCCAAATCCGCATAGATCGCGCTCTTTGCCCCTGCAATATTGTGGCGATCCAAGCACACCAACATCGCCCGGTCCGCCCCATCCGAGTGAATACCCTGCCCGGTCAAACACTGGCCTTCATTCTCAGCCGTGATATGACTTTTCTGCACCTGAACTAGCACCGGCTCATTATCTGGAATATCGTAGGCCAGCTTAAACGCGTTCAGTACCTTTTTTGTCGCTGGCGACTCTATAAACTGTTTCGGCATTTCCCGATAGCAGCGCTTATAGCCACCCGAAAAATCATTGTATTGACTAGCTTGTAAAAAGCAGTGCGCCCGAATCTGAAACCAGTCTCCATTTAGGCACAAAACGTAAGCCACATTTTTGGTGCGAGTCGTAAAATAGTCTGAGCTTGGATCTTGCCCAAGTTCGCCGCTCGATGCGATTAGCTCTGATGTCTCAGCATCGCTCAAAAGAGGCATCAGAGTCGCAACTTCCTCTAAAGTAGATGTTTGTTCTTGCGTCTTCATGGAAAATCTCTTACTAAATTTGATCGGGTATGCACACATCGCGTCTTAACTGTTGTCCCTTAGCCGTTGTATCTGTTATTTCTTAGCTCTTATCTCTTTGATCGCGGTTATACAGCACAACCTCATGCAGGGTAACGTTGCCATCTCCGTTGAGATCTGCAACCGGATTGCCCAGAGACACCTGAGCAGCGCTAGCCGCTGTAGTCAACACACCGACGGAAGCCAATACCGTTAAAGCAGATATCACAAACCGTTTCATCATCAATAACCTCAAAGTCCAAAAGTTCAATTAGGGCGTAAACCCAACCGGCTTGATTGGTTCGCTGCCCTCTATAGTTCTTATAGTGAGCGAAGTCCCTGAACCTCGGCACATAGCGGCCTAAGCTAGCGCTGAGACTTTTCTGTGAAAATACTTATCTGGGCTACCAGCCAAAAAAAGCGCCCCTCAGCTTGGATATCTAAGGCACACTTTTGTTTTCGCAGCTTGTTTTCGCCAGATTGTTCTTGGCAGCTTGTTTTCGCCAGATTGTTCTTTACGGATTAATTACAGCCGCCTACATACATTGAGGCAGCTTCTTCCTCGTCTATAGATGAATATCGAGTTTGTTTGCTTTTTTGTACAAACGACTCGTACAGGTCTACTAGCTCAAGGCTACCGATGACCAAAGGCGATCGCTGGTGAATAGACTCTATAGGTAAATCAAGAATGCGATCGCATCCAGTACTGGCCTTGCCACCCGCTTGCTCTACGACAAAAGCTAAGGGCGCATTCTCGTAGAGCAGCCGTAGCTTGCCATCTTGTTGATCTTGCGTACCGGGATAGAAGTATACTCCGCCTTCTAGCAAACAGCGATGCACATCTGCGACCAATGCACCGCTATAGCGCAAAGAGTAGGAAGAGTCGGTAGTGCGATCGCCCAAATAATCAACAAACGATTGGACTCGGGTGCCCCAATCTTGGTAGTAGCTGAGGTTAGCGCTGTAAAGCTTACCGTCTTCTGGGCAGCGAATATTTTCGTGAGAAAGAATAAATTCGCCTAGCGTCGGATCAAGCGTAAAGCCATCAACGCGATCGCCCGTGCTATAGACCAGCACCGTACTGGTGCCATACAAAACATAGCCAGCAGCTACCAGCTTGTTCCCCGGCTGAAGCGCATCTGCTTCACTGCCACACCTACCCCCAGTCGTTCGACGATAAATGCCAAAAATAGTGCCGACAGCAGCGCTGCTCTCTGTGTTAGACGATCCATCTAGCGGATCAGTACACAAGATATATTGAGCTTCGCTACCGCACTCTACAAGCTGCACCTGGTCAAGTTCTTCAGAGGCGATCGCCGCGACCAGTCCAGTCTCAGAAAAAGCTGACACCACGACTTCGTTGCTAAAGACATCTAGTTTCTTTTGCGCGTCGCCGGTCGCGTTTTTTTCGCCGACTAGACCTAGCTTTCCGACCAGAGCTGCCCGAGAAATCTCCCGGGTGAGTACCTTGGCGACAAACCCCATCCGAGTCAATAGAATAGATAGCTCAATCGGATGCTTAGACTCGCGCTGTTGTTGCCATAGGTGATGATTGAGAGTTGTTGCTGTTGCAATCATGATATGTTCACTGGGTGAAAGTATTCTCGGATTCTTTTGTTCTTGGATTCGGTAATTCTAAAATTCTGAAATTCTCAAACGCTACGGTTCTCGGGCTGCATGATTCCTTACCCCTATGCCAGCTCTCTATGCCAGCTCTCTATGTCAGCTTAATGACCAGCTCAATGAATCTGCCAGCTAGAACTCAGCTAGATTCGCCAGGATCGGCCATCTTGAGCGAGTAAATCATCAGCCGCTTTTGGTCCCCAGCTCCCCGCTGGATAATTAGGGAAGTCTCTAGCGGGCACCGCCTGCCACACGTCTAAGATCGGCGTCACTACCTGCCACCCTAGCTCTACATTGTCCGAACGCTGAAAGAGCGTCGCATCACCGGTCATGCAATCATAAAGTAGCGTTTCGTAGCCGGTTGTTGGCGATGCATTAAAGTAATCGGCATAGCAAAAGCTCATCTTCACGCTGCCCATCTGTACCTTTGGCCCCGGCACTTTTGCACCAAACTGCAGACTAATTCCTTCATTTGGCTGAATGCGAATCACCAAGAAATTAGGCACCAGTTCGTCCATAGACGTCTCCCGGAACAGCAGCGACGGCACCTGTTTGAACTGAATGGCTACCTCACTGACGCGCTCTGGCAGATGTTTGCCTGTGCGCAGATAAAACGGCACGCTCGCCCAGCGCCAGTTATCGATACTTAGCTTCATCGCCACGAAGGTCTCTGTCTGAGAATCAGCCGCAACTTTAGGCTCCGAGCGATAGGCTACTTGCTGTTCGCGCTGATCAGCGTCTACCTTTCCCTGGCCTGCACCATACTGACCTCTCACCACGTTGCGTAAGACATCTTCTGCGCTTAACGGCTCAATCGCCCGAAGCACCTTAGACTTTTCATCGCGTACCGCGTCCGCCGCGAAAGACACCGGCGGTTCCATTGCTACCATCGCCAGTAGCTGAAATAAATGATTTTGAATCATGTCTCTAAGCGCGCCAGACTCATCATAGTAGCCGCCTCGCGCTTCTACACCCACCTGTTCGGCCACCGTAATTTGAACGTGGTCTATATAGCGATGGTTCCAAACCGGCTCGAATAGACCATTGCCAAACCGAAATATCAGAATATTTTGGACTGTCTCTTTGCCTAGATAATGGTCAATCCGATAGATTTGTTTCTCTTTGAGCACTAGGCCAATATCTCGATTGAGCTTTTGAGCAGAAGCCAAATCGCGGCCAAACGGCTTCTCAAAGATCACCCTACGCCACTGTTCTTTTGCTTTGGGTTCGCTGTTTTTACCCTCTTTTGAGTCGCTGCTATCTAGCTCAGTCTCCTGCGCCAGGTTTGCCTCACCTAGCCGTCTAGTAATCTCTTCAAAGAAGCTAGGCGCAGTTGCTAGATAGTGAAGATAGTTACCCGAAGTCCCCTGAGTTTGATCGATATGCGCTAATAGCTCGCCCAACTCCTGATAGGTCTCGGGCGATTTAAAGTTTCCAGCTAGATAATGTAGGCGATCGCCTAGCCAGTCTAGTAGCGTCTCATCTATATCCCTTGTTGCAAATTCTCTGAGCGCATCTAAAATCTTGCCTTTAAACGTTTCGAGCGGTGCCTCGGTTCGGCCAATTCCGACAATTGCAAATTGTGCTGGTAGTAGGTTCTGCTCGACTAGGTTGTAGAGTGCTGGAATCAGCTTACGCTTAGTCAGATCGCCCGTAGCCCCGAAGATAACAATAATACAAGGGCCAACTGCTCGAATATGACCCTGTAACTCGCGATTCGAGTCAGCAGCAGATGTCACAGACCCGTTGGCAGGAGTATCCAAACTTGGATCTGAAGCAATATTTGAAGCAGGATCCGCAGAAATAACAGAAGCCATACCCTATCTCGCGCCCCCGATGTGTCCATCTTGTACCAAGTAGCCGCTGACATTAGCCCCCACCTGACCTAAGCTAGCCCGTTCAAATTGCATGGGAAAAACTCCTTGCTGCTATCACAGCGAGAAAAATCTTGAGGTTGAAGCGTATTGATCTCGATCTAGTCAGTTGATCTAGTAAGACTTATAGCAACCATGCTGGGGGGTATCGATTAGGCAATGGTGAGAACACTATGAACAAGCTGTTAGTTGATTACATTGCAAATGAATCGTTCATTACGCCATGCCGATGCAAACTGTAGGTGGATAATCCAAAGGAGAATAACTAAAAAGTTCTTTCTTCGTAAGCTATCTTCTAAAAATTTTTCTACTTTTTACAATACAGTCATCAGAAGTGTTTAGATAGGCTCTCTCAAGATATAGCCGACGCTGCGAATTGTGTGAATAACCCTATCTTCAGGAGACGTCTCTAGCTTGTTGCGCAAATAACGAATATAAACCTCAATGATGTTGGAGCTGCCTGTATATTCGTAGCCCCAGACGCTCTCTAGAATCTGGCTGCGGGTGAGTACTTGAAAGTAGTGTTCCATCAGGTACTCTAGCAAATTAAATTCTGTTGCAGTCAGCCGAATCAAGCGACCGTATCGAAACACCTCGCGGGTGTCGCGATTGAGCACAATATCGCAGCAGCGTAAAACTGAGACTCTAGATTGGTCGCGATCGCGATAGCTTGAGTTAGCTTTTACCCTAGCGATGAATTCTTCTTTGACAATTGGCATAGAGAGACAATCATCAGCACCCGCTTTTAGGGCTGCAATTCGATCTTGCGGGTTATCTTCTTCAGTAAGTAAGATAATGGCGCCTTCACAGCGGTTGGTACGCAGGCGATCGCATATCTCAAGGGCCGACAGCCGAGGGGGGGACCAGCTCATCACGACCAGATCAGGCTTCATTCGATTCACCGCTAGCAGACCGCGTATCCCGTCGTGAATGACACTGACCTGATAGCCTTCGCTAGCTAGCTCTATCTGTAGCGTTTCGGCCAGCTCTACATCATCGGAGATCAGCATAATGTATTTTCGCCTACCCGTTTGAGAGGACGGTTGAATGTTGTCTTTTAGTCTGTGCGGCGAATCATAAACCATAGCTTTTTCTTTCTTTGCAGGAAATTTTCAAAGAGAGTTAGAGTAGATTGATTGAACTAAAGGTGTGTAATGGTCTTAGTTGAATGGTGTTGAATGGTAAGTAGTGTTTAGATTTCACCACTACCAAGCGCTACAAACACCAGTTTGATAAAGCAGTACTTCGCAGTCTGCTGTGAGCGCGACTGTCTCCTCAAGTATGTACTTGACAGATTGCTATATAAACAATTCCGCTGCTGTAGCTTTAACTTCAGTAGCAACACGGTTGAGTTAATATAGCTATCCTAAGGAAGTAATCGTCGCTAGGCGCCTAGTAGCAAGGCTAAATTATGCTCAGACGCTTAGCAGGGAACTAGATAAGCAAAAGGATATAAGCGCTACCCCTAGCAGTAGTAGGCAGACAACCTATCCAATGAGTCGGGTACAGTAAGTCGGGAACTCTATCAATGACTATTTGCTTAGCCGGTGTAGGATTAGTCAAGGGAAAATCATGCTTGCCTCACATGTTCGCGTGATAGATAGCGCTGCCTAGGCAAGTCGCTGCCGTCTTGAATACGGACAGCTCAGCTAAGCTTAGCTGCTTAGTTTTATGACAGTAATCAATAGCAACAATTCCCCAAAGTGCACCCTCTACAAAAACAGGCACCGAATAGGTAGATTTTATCTCTAGCTGCTTTTGAGCCGGCCACATGGGTTCAGAAAAGTCGGTTGCCCCACTGCTCACCGATTGACCGGCTAAAAATTTTAAAAACCGTTCCTCTAGCCCCTCAGCAGAGATTGTACTAGGCCCAAGCCTGTCGATCTGCGATCGAATGTCTGGAGCGTCCCATTCGTACAGCGATTGCATTGCCCCTAATGGGTGGGAATCATTGGTGGAGAGATAGCGCATTATCAAAAGGCGATCGCACTCTAGATTTTCTCCGATAATTGCTAGGGCTGAGTCAACACTGGTCGCTATATCTGTCACTGAAAGTAGCTCGTTGGCGACGGCTGTAATTTCTAGCCAGCGATCACAGGCGCTTAAGCTTGCATTAGCAGCTTCTAGCTCAGCGGTTCTAGCGACCCGCTCACGCACAATGAGCATTTCTCGTTCGACCGCTTCGCGGGCTCTTCGAGTGCGATCACGCTCAATAGAATTTCCTATCGCCGTCGCAGCCGTCTCAAGAATAGCAACTTCGGCATCGGCCCACACCCGCTCTTCATTGCAGTCATCAAAGCCAAGCAGGCCCCACCATACGCCAGCAACGTTGATGGGGATACCCAGAAGCGATTTGGCCTGCCCTACAGGGCGATCTTCAGAGGCGATACCGTCTAGCTCGCGAGCAAAGAACTGAATAGCCTGTCCTGCTTTTAGAGAGGCTGATAGGCGATCAGGAAAAGCGCTTACAGAGACAGGGAACTTAGCCCCAGAGGTTATCTTTCTAGGAACAGAGGGCAATTTCCATTCAGCGTGGAGGTTAAAGAGGAGTTCGCCGGTATCGCTGTGATGAGAGTTGCGAAGGATGTAGACGCGGCACTGATGAATACTTTCACCGATGATTTGCAAAGTTGCAGGAAAGGCAAGCGCAAGATCGTCATTGGCAATCAGGCACTGGGTAACGGTATTGACGCATCGAAGTAGGCGATCATGAGCGTGCAGCTCTTGGTTGTAGGTCGCTAATGTGGTAGTACGGCCTGTAGCTACGGCTTCGCGAGCGCTATGTGCCCTCTCTCTGACAATCGCACTGCCGATAAAGGCTACCGCAATCTGTAGCATTGCGATTTCGGCTTCATCCCATATTTTCTCGCTCATACAGTTATCAAATTCAAAGCTGCCCCAATATGTCTCGCCGACGAAGATTGGGATTCTAAGCACCAAAAGGGTATTCTCTCCTTCCTGGTTGGATTGCTCTGACTTTGACTTTCTCCTGATTAACTTTTGCACAGAACAACCAGCCTGTAGTTCAGCAAGCCATTCCTTAGATCCTGCTATATCATCGTAGAACTCACAAAATTGAGCAGATGTCTCTTGGATTTCTTTCAGTTTTACAACTGGCCACTCATAAGGACAAGTCGAAGATTCGTTCTGGCTTTGGCTCCTAGATCTAGCATGATGCTCGTAGACAGCTATGTGATCGATATTCGCAGCGTGGGCGATCGCCCCTAGCGCACCGTCAACAGCCTGATCAAAGTTTTCTACTGCCAGCAGCCTTCGCGCCGCCTCAGCAACACCATTCAGCAGCTTGTTCTGAAAAGAAAGAGCCTGCTGTTCAGTAGGTTGTTGGTTGTGCTGGATCTTTGTAACCATAAGAAAATAACTTTTTATACTGCGGACTACTAAGATGCTGAGCTGAGTATAAGTTCTAAAAGTATACGAAACGACTAAGAACAAATTATGAGAGCTTGAATAGAAAAGACTGAAATATCTATTCTTGGGGGTACCATGCATCTGAACTATTGCCATAGCGAGCAGCCGAGGCAGCAGTGGCATTCCGCCTGCTATACAACCCCGCTATACAACTAGGTAGCGTGAACTCCCGAGACGTTGCTGATAGCTTTATAATCAGCTATATTTAGACACTCAGACAAAAGGGACAAAAGCTTTCTACCTTCGCAGAATCATAAGCTAAAACTTTTTCTGTAACCAGTAGCAAATAGTCTACTAAATAGTCGTATTTTGAGGCTTATCTATGAAGGCTCTCTTGAAAGAACTCTTTACAAGGTCTAAACCTAGATGGCCTAAGCCACGATACGACGAGACAATACAACCGCATTTCCTATTCATCATTACTCCACCAAATTCTGGTTCAACAACGATAGCGAAGTTATTGAACTCGAGTCCTAGAACGATGATTCTGAAAGAGAATGGAGAAGGGCAATGGCTAGTGCCTGGGTTGTGCGAGCAAGATCGCTGGAATCCAGATAAAGCAGTGAATTATGAATCCGTAAAAGCAGTGTGGCTCAGCACATTTCAACAGAAAAAGAGAATAGAACCGTATATTGACGTTGTTATAGAGAAAAGTCCTCCCAATCTAATTAGGCTTAAGGAGCTGTCTTCACAGTTTGTTGATTGTTCCTTTGTAGCTAACAATAGAAATCCGTATGCAAACTGCGCGAGCATCCTATATCGCCGTCATGATCCTGAAAATATTAGCTCAACACAACGCAAGTTAGTGCTTGAACAATTAGCACAAGATTGGTTGACAAGAAGTTACAAACTAAGAGAGCTAATCATAGAAAACAATATTCCGCTGTTGACCTATGAGAATTTTTGCCACAATCCTTCTTCAATGTTAGAAGTACTGAAACTTCCTGATGGTATAGCTGACACGATCAACTTCAAAGCAAACATAAAGGTAAAGGACTATGAAGACCAACCTATCTCTAATCAAAACGAACGGCAGATATCAAAACTAACGGACGAGGATTTAGCGTGTGTTAGTCACAAATTAAAGTCTGACACTGAGCTGATAGGTTTCTTTGGCTATGAAGTGATGAATTAGCATACAACAAAGTGTCATAAAAGTGTCATATTAGCGCCATTTCAGCTACGTTTGACTGCTGCTA
It includes:
- a CDS encoding 2OG-Fe dioxygenase family protein, which produces MKTQEQTSTLEEVATLMPLLSDAETSELIASSGELGQDPSSDYFTTRTKNVAYVLCLNGDWFQIRAHCFLQASQYNDFSGGYKRCYREMPKQFIESPATKKVLNAFKLAYDIPDNEPVLVQVQKSHITAENEGQCLTGQGIHSDGADRAMLVCLDRHNIAGAKSAIYADLDGARSLIDPFVLEAGQAMLWHDNKVFHSVEPAQVVDPLEQGTRTVLIAHYPAIHYLSGTINPNNQLGTNSVESKKRLRQQSNG
- a CDS encoding GAF domain-containing protein, producing the protein MVSTVQQNQQHNSHQGTRQTFASRQRQLLSGVAEATRKLLAVADFDAAVNGALEAIATSANIDRIYILENKVDSASQEVVAECPYEWTAEGVVRGSDSPGRFPMTYTVFGDWLDRWQQGESIQALARELSNIAQALQEKDEALSLLTVPIEVENQLWGVIGFDDCTTERVWGETEIAVLETAAASFAGALQRQENERALAERDHILEATAAASAVLLNGEDFNTAVIAAFQILGESIGFDRIAVGQQIDDPTGKTSGFVRFLYEWNRQGISAQLSDHEDMTDFWWDEIGIHHWYEANLRGEAFGELIDNLPEPFRSLMAPVDVKSTHNIPIFVEGQFWGVFGIDHCRKKKLLSQNALDALKTAANCVGSAIAQDRLRQDRAAVVEAHNKALAERDRILEATAAAANVMLTESDFDLAVNRALKIVGEGLDVDRVGLMKYFWPTEEQTYGYHHEMYEQVTLGLPAQIKHPELEKISDKGIEFVVENLKKGEIFGGIVDELAEPFRSGQKELHVQSTYCIPVMIKGCYWGSLALDDCHKETHRSEAELGALMTLANCIGSAIEQDINRKAREAAERMALIERERAARAAELEAANAVLTTRDRWLETTAAAANELLSSSDIEASVQAALQTIGENLECDRLSVLRYIPDPNEHPLGALQGIYEWDAVGIRPQIKDLNLSTISAEGFEDWFEQLLKGEWVGSSVSELSEPARSGQVALGVLSTYAVPIFIEGQLWGTVAMDYCHEEKQLSAAEISVFKTAASCVGSAIYQAQVRRDKAAQERSRLLGSVAEAANLLLRSADFTEVLPEVTRLLGEAVGSDRCGITQDILLESSDELGTRLLEEWCREGVIPAVKVAPDAFPEKDTFLIKGDFLRFHQALRRGEIVNFHVNDLSDDEKAFLEAQGNTSMLIVPIMVQDKIWGSIGFDNCGEPRLYDEAEIAILKVAAESIAAAVARQAQDEALRESEKAVLAEREKAAKKRAAQLAKTNEAIAQTLTTLAASPELDQFLGTILAEMSRQLNAAKVHLFLYDQPTHTLTQRVVVQAGEMYLGVGPDDPEMFRRPIPADITPAWERIINGDKPLTYDETQPIDEEIWWPETVAWHQAQGHKAITCIPLRAGDVPIGFIGYAFYDRTFLSDEQLEFMQALANQAIVAIQLTRLSEEAKQAAILQEREKAAKKRAAQLTRSNQALKRSLDSLAQQPELEAFLQRVVDEAAAQTGAKSGHLFLVDEKANCWFLQVSTDNGGDWRSVADMELWQRPLPLDAAPEFSAKILQKQPIVIENLRETLRPGPHIWEPSIAWHLQRNHTSIICVPLVLGDRVLGFLGLPFVGATHITQDDIELAQALANQATLAIQLTRLAEEAKQTAILQEQERAARQHVTELAKTNDALSETLTALTATPELNDFLGQNLSKMAEQVGANAAHLFLYDAAAHTLRQHITVQDGKVYQGNAPTDPDIFRHPIPANLTRAWEIVVNSSKPFTLDENHPDAIEFFWPESILWHQAQGHTSAVCACMKVGDQPLGFIGFAFTDRTLLTEEQLQFIQALTNQATLSLHLTRLAEAAQTNALSSALTSERNRLAREIHDTLAQAFTGVSLQLEAAKAAAPDNLEDSTYHIDRAGQLARRGLSEARRSVHALRSQALETDTLPNALRTALYEMTQSSPTQPHFRLKGTPFALPENIQTNLLRIGQEAITNALRHAQADNLTLLLEFSPAQVRLSVTDDGTGCEISSFSELEGFGLMGMRERVYRFDGHFSFTSHPRRGTVIDITIPTCP
- the fbp gene encoding class 1 fructose-bisphosphatase, coding for MIATATTLNHHLWQQQRESKHPIELSILLTRMGFVAKVLTREISRAALVGKLGLVGEKNATGDAQKKLDVFSNEVVVSAFSETGLVAAIASEELDQVQLVECGSEAQYILCTDPLDGSSNTESSAAVGTIFGIYRRTTGGRCGSEADALQPGNKLVAAGYVLYGTSTVLVYSTGDRVDGFTLDPTLGEFILSHENIRCPEDGKLYSANLSYYQDWGTRVQSFVDYLGDRTTDSSYSLRYSGALVADVHRCLLEGGVYFYPGTQDQQDGKLRLLYENAPLAFVVEQAGGKASTGCDRILDLPIESIHQRSPLVIGSLELVDLYESFVQKSKQTRYSSIDEEEAASMYVGGCN
- a CDS encoding response regulator transcription factor; this encodes MVYDSPHRLKDNIQPSSQTGRRKYIMLISDDVELAETLQIELASEGYQVSVIHDGIRGLLAVNRMKPDLVVMSWSPPRLSALEICDRLRTNRCEGAIILLTEEDNPQDRIAALKAGADDCLSMPIVKEEFIARVKANSSYRDRDQSRVSVLRCCDIVLNRDTREVFRYGRLIRLTATEFNLLEYLMEHYFQVLTRSQILESVWGYEYTGSSNIIEVYIRYLRNKLETSPEDRVIHTIRSVGYILREPI
- the zwf gene encoding glucose-6-phosphate dehydrogenase, with the translated sequence MASVISADPASNIASDPSLDTPANGSVTSAADSNRELQGHIRAVGPCIIVIFGATGDLTKRKLIPALYNLVEQNLLPAQFAIVGIGRTEAPLETFKGKILDALREFATRDIDETLLDWLGDRLHYLAGNFKSPETYQELGELLAHIDQTQGTSGNYLHYLATAPSFFEEITRRLGEANLAQETELDSSDSKEGKNSEPKAKEQWRRVIFEKPFGRDLASAQKLNRDIGLVLKEKQIYRIDHYLGKETVQNILIFRFGNGLFEPVWNHRYIDHVQITVAEQVGVEARGGYYDESGALRDMIQNHLFQLLAMVAMEPPVSFAADAVRDEKSKVLRAIEPLSAEDVLRNVVRGQYGAGQGKVDADQREQQVAYRSEPKVAADSQTETFVAMKLSIDNWRWASVPFYLRTGKHLPERVSEVAIQFKQVPSLLFRETSMDELVPNFLVIRIQPNEGISLQFGAKVPGPKVQMGSVKMSFCYADYFNASPTTGYETLLYDCMTGDATLFQRSDNVELGWQVVTPILDVWQAVPARDFPNYPAGSWGPKAADDLLAQDGRSWRI
- a CDS encoding GAF domain-containing protein, translating into MVTKIQHNQQPTEQQALSFQNKLLNGVAEAARRLLAVENFDQAVDGALGAIAHAANIDHIAVYEHHARSRSQSQNESSTCPYEWPVVKLKEIQETSAQFCEFYDDIAGSKEWLAELQAGCSVQKLIRRKSKSEQSNQEGENTLLVLRIPIFVGETYWGSFEFDNCMSEKIWDEAEIAMLQIAVAFIGSAIVRERAHSAREAVATGRTTTLATYNQELHAHDRLLRCVNTVTQCLIANDDLALAFPATLQIIGESIHQCRVYILRNSHHSDTGELLFNLHAEWKLPSVPRKITSGAKFPVSVSAFPDRLSASLKAGQAIQFFARELDGIASEDRPVGQAKSLLGIPINVAGVWWGLLGFDDCNEERVWADAEVAILETAATAIGNSIERDRTRRAREAVEREMLIVRERVARTAELEAANASLSACDRWLEITAVANELLSVTDIATSVDSALAIIGENLECDRLLIMRYLSTNDSHPLGAMQSLYEWDAPDIRSQIDRLGPSTISAEGLEERFLKFLAGQSVSSGATDFSEPMWPAQKQLEIKSTYSVPVFVEGALWGIVAIDYCHKTKQLSLAELSVFKTAATCLGSAIYHANM